In a genomic window of Brettanomyces nanus chromosome 1, complete sequence:
- a CDS encoding uncharacterized protein (BUSCO:EOG09344J6U), with translation MNISTSAGVKRRRGGRSSQPEDEVNASELKLGPEFQLDQLDNHGNHTKLIALNLSEARILVRAALKERMEMIQGFNGTNETMDKDKLMADGEPDDETLARLATAPGANEVLRKTLEYLSMFSRFKDAETCTAAETLLKSEENSGLHPFEVAQLGSLASEDIDEAVTLIPSLNEKKDEIDLQRILDELNRLETNFP, from the coding sequence ATGAATATTTCTACATCGGCAGGcgtgaaaagaagaagaggaggacgGTCAAGTCAGCCGGAAGACGAAGTGAATGCTTCAGAACTTAAACTTGGGCCGGAATTCCAACTTGATCAGTTGGACAACCACGGTAATCACACTAAACTTATAGCGTTGAATCTCTCAGAGGCAAGAATTTTAGTTAGAGCAGccttgaaagaaagaatggaaatgaTTCAAGGGTTTAACGGGACGAATGAAACAATGGATAAGGATAAATTGATGGCCGATGGAGAGCCAGATGACGAGACTTTGGCTAGATTGGCCACAGCTCCAGGAGCCAACGAGGTGCTACGGAAGACTTTGGAGTATTTATCAATGTTTTCGAGATTTAAGGACGCAGAAACTTGTACTGCGGCCGAAACTTTACTTAAAAGCGAGGAGAATTCGGGTCTACATCCGTTCGAAGTGGCCCAACTCGGTTCTCTTGCCAGTGAGGACATCGACGAAGCAGTGACGCTTATCCCAAGTttgaatgagaagaaggatgaaatCGATCTTCAACGAATCTTGGATGAATTGAACAGATTAGAGACAAATTTCCCTTGA
- a CDS encoding uncharacterized protein (MEROPS:MER0015472), translating to MHLLYGLLGINCAVFGLWQLRYSNSRLYRLLEQYFLMDRNSLTRKTNWSVVFSTFSHQDFFHLLINMGCLYSFAISMISVMGVSNFTTVYLISGCVSSLASMIFSFLTSSYGCSLGASGAISAIFAAFTALFPAAHVAFFVFPIPGGAITALALFTAYNVGGCLFKWSTFDFAAHLGGTVIGYLWGLSYKKELKDRSRKRRGYW from the coding sequence ATGCATCTTCTATATGGATTGTTGGGTATTAACTGTGCTGTTTTTGGTCTTTGGCAGTTACGCTACAGTAACTCCAGGTTGTACAGATTGCTTGAACAGTACTTTCTCATGGATAGGAACTCACTCACGCGGAAGACTAATTGGTCAGTGGTTTTCTCTACTTTCAGCCACCAGGATTTCTTCCACTTGTTAATTAATATGGGATGTCTCTACAGCTTTGCCATTTCCATGATCAGCGTTATGGGTGTATCTAACTTTACTACTGTCTACTTGATCTCAGGCTGTGTCTCATCTTTGGCTTCGATGATCTTCAGCTTTTTGACTAGCAGTTATGGCTGCTCCTTGGGTGCCTCGGGTGCCATTTCGGCCATATTTGCAGCATTTACCGCATTATTTCCGGCGGCACACGTCGCATTCTTTGTCTTTCCTATCCCTGGAGGAGCCATTACTGCATTGGCCCTATTTACTGCCTACAATGTTGGGGGATGCCTCTTTAAATGGTCCACCTTCGATTTCGCTGCTCACTTGGGTGGTACCGTGATCGGATATCTATGGGGATTGAGTTACAAAAAGGAACTCAAAGATCGGTCCAGAAAAAGACGGGGATACTGGTAA
- the RPL17B gene encoding 60S ribosomal protein L17B produces MARYAAVPANPAKSASARGSYLRVSFKNTRETAQAINGWKLEKAKSYLDAVLDHKRAIPFRRYEHSIGRTAQGNEFGITKARWPAKSVKFIQNLLINAESNAEAKGLDTSKLIISHIQVNKAPKMRRRTFRAHGSINAYQSSPSHIEIILTEEEETIAKAKEDKVASKLNSRQKGRFAQQKRLTAA; encoded by the coding sequence ATGGCTAGATACGCAGCTGTTCCAGCAAACCCAGCTAAGTCTGCTTCCGCTAGAGGCTCATACTTGAGAGTTTCTTTCAAGAATACCAGAGAGACCGCACAGGCTATCAACGGATGGAAATTGGAGAAGGCCAAGAGCTACTTGGATGCCGTTCTCGATCATAAGAGAGCCATTCCTTTTAGAAGATACGAGCACTCTATTGGTAGAACCGCACAAGGTAATGAATTTGGTATCACCAAGGCCAGATGGCCTGCAAAGTCCGTCAAGTTCATCCAGAACTTATTGATCAACGCTGAGTCTAACGCCGAGGCCAAAGGTTTGGACACTTCTAAATTGATCATTTCTCACATTCAGGTTAACAAGGCCccaaagatgagaagaagaacattcaGAGCTCACGGTAGTATTAACGCTTACCAATCTTCCCCATCCCATATTGAGATTATCTTGactgaggaggaggagacTATTGCCAAGGCCAAGGAGGATAAGGTTGCTTCAAAATTGAACTCCAGACAAAAGGGTAGATTTGCTCagcagaagagattgaCTGCTGCTTGA
- the TIM17 gene encoding translocase of the inner membrane (BUSCO:EOG093448QM) has product MSTPEADHSRDPCPIVILNDFGGAFAMGAIGGCVWHGIKGFRNSPYGERGSGAINAIKARAPVVGGNFGVWGGLFSFYDCAIKGVRKREDAWNAILAGFMVGGSLAIRGGRRHIFNSAVTCACVLGVFEGVGMMFSRYMAWANKPVAMPVPDGPGSPLAA; this is encoded by the coding sequence ATGTCAACGCCAGAAGCAGATCACTCAAGAGATCCATGCCCAATCGTTATCTTGAACGATTTCGGAGGTGCCTTTGCCATGGGAGCCATTGGTGGATGTGTGTGGCACGGTATCAAGGGATTCAGAAACTCGCCTTACGGAGAAAGAGGATCGGGTGCCATAAATGCCATTAAAGCGCGTGCTCCTGTGGTGGGAGGAAACTTTGGTGTTTGGGGTGGATTATTTTCGTTCTACGATTGTGCCATCAAAGGTgtcagaaagagagaagatgcGTGGAATGCCATATTAGCCGGATTCATGGTGGGTGGTTCTTTGGCTATTAGAGGTGGCAGAAGACATATCTTCAATTCGGCTGTCACTTGCGCCTGTGTTTTGGGAGTGTTCGAAGGTGTTGGTATGATGTTTTCCAGATACATGGCATGGGCCAACAAGCCTGTGGCTATGCCTGTGCCCGATGGACCAGGCTCACCGTTGGCAGCGTAA
- a CDS encoding uncharacterized protein (CAZy:GT15), which yields MLDSNIQASAQKAVVSLKKHLETQNLQHEPIYLIIDTELPTCKRKEFTPRIIPLTNRIGKVSNSKIFLITKDPVSLYREPLVGKDSATDNVFTTIIAFRKFKSISHSRKSTARVYHDNDFILIDHRLHKFLPDLLHGTIFQKSSKKYPIMIQMARPSADAKLTQSKKSTKMKDERVDPDYLLRQVKMICRSTTFVPSTGKCLSIVVGFSDMSSEKLVQNINSILEYLTNAKFQPVGGVISGGMAGILDLHLKTATTWLFYVIKQDFSFVHLPSLNSSRLKELYSQSLEASHYLDNNTNLILQEARLKPATNSYVKPRFPLHSKQISHIHLENATLLMLCRNWELPEVLKSMRSMEDKFNRDYHYPWVFLNDVNFTGDFISQTTNMATGPTSYGLIPENDWNTPDSINKTRYAECLKDYIKNDVIYGGSRSYRNMCRFNSGFFFRQDLLLSYDYYFRVEPGIEYFCDFQMDPFRLMKDNGKKYGFVISLLEYPDTIPTLWDTVEDFLHEHPEYQNTDSAVDFITTKEPIGPKTVVSTTDSPYNMCHFWSNFEIGDLNFFRSKEYLDYFNYLSQNGGFYYERWGDAPVHSIAASLLLNKDEIMHFEDIGYTHTPFFTFPDSLSMRSGKRCLVPEGEKNIDILAHSCLPRWWRYGSGKRFMREYFYEEEYI from the exons ATGCTGGATTCAAATATCCAGGCGAGTGCTCAGAAGGCTGTTGTTTCCTTGAAGAAACATCTTGAAACTCAAAATTTGCAGCATGAACCCATATATTTGATCATAGATACAGAGCTTCCTACGTGCAAGCGCAAGGAATTCACTCCTAGGATAATTCCCTTGACCAACCGAATCGGTAAAGTCTCCAATAGTAAGATTTTTCTAATCACCAAAGATCCTGTTTCACTCTATAGAGAACCGCTAGTGGGAAAAGACTCTGCAACCGACAATGTCTTCACCACCATAATCGCTTTTAGAAAGTTCAAATCCATATCTCATAGTCGCAAATCCACAGCCAGAGTATATCATGACAACGACTTCATTCTCATAGATCATAGACTACACAAGTTTCTTCCAGATCTTCTTCACGGtaccatttttcaaaaaagtAGTAAGAAGTATCCAATTATGATCCAGATGGCCCGACCCTCTGCTGATGCCAAGTTGACCCAGTCAAAGAAATCCACCAAAATGAAAGACGAACGTGTCGATCCTGATTATTTGTTAAGACAGGTAAAGATGATCTGCCGAAGTACTACATTTGTACCTAGTACCGGTAAATGTCTCTCCATCGTAGTGGGGTTCTCCGATATGAGcagtgaaaaattggtCCAAAACATCAATTCCATCCTCGAATATCTAACCAACGCCAAATTCCAACCTGTCGGTGGTGTTATTTCCGGTGGCATGGCTGGAATTCTAGATTTGCATCTTAAAACCGCTACAA CATGGTTATTTTATGTGATTAAACAAGATTTTTCATTCGTTCATCTTCCCTCGCTCAATTCATCCAGATTGAAAGAACTCTATTCACAATCACTCGAAGCTTCGCACTATCTGGACAATAATACAAATCTAATTTTACAAGAGGCCCGACTCAAACCGGCCACAAATTCGTATGTTAAACCGAGGTTCCCTCTGCATAGTAAGCAAATCTCACATAttcatcttgaaaatgcAACGCTTCTTATGCTCTGTCGTAATTGGGAGCTCCCGGAGGTGTTAAAGTCGATGCGCTCTATGGAGGATAAGTTTAACAGAGATTATCATTACCCGTGGGTATTCCTCAACGATGTTAACTTTACAGGTGATTTTATTTCGCAAACAACCAACATGGCTACTGGCCCCACCTCTTATGGATTGATTCCCGAAAACGATTGGAATACGCCTGATTCTATTAATAAGACCAGATATGCAGAGTGTCTCAAAGACTATATTAAAAACGATGTCATCTACGGTGGCTCTAGATCCTATAGAAACATGTGCCGTTTCAATTCgggattcttctttcgtcAAGACTTGTTACTGTCCTATGATTACTACTTCCGTGTGGAACCAGGTATCGAGTATTTCTGCGATTTCCAGATGGATCCGTTCCgattgatgaaagataATGGTAAAAAGTACGGATTCGTCATCTCATTACTAGAATACCCAGATACCATTCCCACACTCTGGGATACAGTGGAAGACTTTTTGCATGAGCATCCAGAGTATCAAAATACTGATTCGGCAGTAGACTTCATCACCACCAAGGAACCCATAGGCCCCAAGACAGTGGTGTCGACCACTGACTCTCCTTATAATATGTGCCATTTCTGGTCGAATTTCGAGATCGGAGAcctcaatttcttcagaAGTAAAGAGTACTTGGATTACTTCAACTATTTGAGTCAAAATGGAGGCTTCTACTACGAAAGGTGGGGGGATGCGCCGGTTCATTCCATTGCCGCATCGTTACTGCTCAATAAAGACGAAATCATGCATTTCGAAGATATAGGTTATACACATACACCGTTCTTTACGTTCCCGGACTCTCTTTCGATGAGATCGGGTAAACGGTGCCTTGTCCCcgaaggtgaaaagaaCATTGACATCCTTGCGCACAGTTGTCTACCCAGATGGTGGAGATACGGAAGCGGTAAGCGGTTCATGAGGGAATATTTCTATGAGGAGGAATATATATAA
- a CDS encoding uncharacterized protein (EggNog:ENOG41): MKKLSIGSFKVWPLTIIYIWLIILFSSLTAYVRFQSYNELKSQSNSVDSNSVVVVPSLQLVPSKFFLYPWTLLTATLVQTSIFRLIVSLVITFFGIEYLQSNWTAANIGYSSNKRIFDETVHYLFVVPLVTNILFVLLKSSLAVLGLTSSVSLFHPINYGIYSVVMSFVVVIKQLSPEYNVKLFKVIKFRLKRLPFIILSVALFVSIFITSSLDPFFTPLFINFYVSWCYLRYYQISYVGDILPTTAGSTTATTSSSTVRGDASDTFAFIQFFPDNWQRYLKPMSRFFYHSSVFLGLFRPFNDDDIESSNLRTIQRLNKSNAVDGANSNDDSDRRKRVALKVLEQRVADKGNQDTTHSTHD, encoded by the coding sequence ATGAAAAAATTGTCAATTGGCTCGTTTAAGGTATGGCCGCTCACCATCATCTACATCTGGTTGATCATCTTGTTCTCTTCCTTAACGGCCTATGTGCGTTTTCAGTCGTAtaatgaattgaaatctCAAAGTAACAGTGTGGATTCGAATTCAGTTGTCGTGGTCCCCTCCCTTCAATTGGTTCCCAGCaagttttttctttatccatGGACCTTATTGACTGCCACGCTTGTTCAGACTTCCATCTTCAGGCTCATCGTTTCGCTAGTGATTACTTTCTTCGGTATCGAGTATCTCCAATCCAATTGGACTGCTGCTAATATCGGCTACTCATCGAATAAGCGCATTTTCGATGAGACAGTTCATTATTTGTTTGTTGTCCCCTTGGTCACTAATATTCTTTTCGTGTTGCTAAAGAGCTCTTTGGCCGTGCTCGGACTTACTTCCTCGGTCTCGCTATTTCATCCTATCAATTACGGTATATATTCAGTGGTGATGAGTTTTGTCGTAGTCATCAAGCAGCTTTCTCCAGAATACAAtgtcaaacttttcaaggtgatcaaattcagacTCAAGCGACTTcccttcatcatcctttcTGTTGCATTGTTCGTTTCTATCTTTATCACAAGTTCGCTTGATCCTTTCTTCACTCCATTGTTTATCAACTTTTATGTTAGTTGGTGTTACCTTCGTTACTATCAAATCAGTTACGTTGGAGATATATTGCCTACTACCGCGGGATCAACGACTGCcactacttcttcttccacagTGAGAGGTGATGCTTCTGATACATTTGCGTTCATTCAGTTTTTCCCTGATAATTGGCAGAGATACCTCAAGCCGATGTCAAGGTTCTTCTATCACTCCTCGGTGTTTTTAGGTTTGTTCCGTCCGTTcaacgatgatgatatcGAATCAAGTAACTTGAGAACCATTCAAAGGCTCAATAAAAGCAATGCTGTTGACGGTGCTAACTCTAATGACGACTCTGACAGAAGAAAGCGTGTCGCTCTTAAAGTATTGGAGCAAAGGGTGGCTGACAAGGGAAACCAGGATACTACACATTCCACGCATGACTAG
- a CDS encoding uncharacterized protein (CAZy:GT34), with product MALRLPPRNKKSVLSSHAVRRFIRANKGPKSIIIFILLISLTNWVLFGNAFLGPLGKGSLPSSIKSFYHLMTPAYLDKLQTTYGFQGHDTIPVKTLEIVPDVQDASMLRHLGLDNLFRVEVHTKDSSEEKRYFYTPDYFEEVNVEGEAIASSSSKDIVQKAVVAFKRMGRTVYKGSKSPQIVLVMGLDFQKYEDEYALKVLPNRVNYASKHDYGLYVRWIQEFTPRLQESHNLDTNWWRPLLIREAMSAFPQAKYFWFLDERSLIMRDDLTLESYLLNADSLGKAMLRDQPVILPESAIKTYRNTAPSDVSFIFTQDSYALNTDSIIVKNDMYGKSFLEYWGDNLYRGYSNFADNEVKALTHILQWHPYLLSRTALVPPRMLNSIHTDEKAKKDSMHSYQKGDLVVNFRSCELGNTCNNLAEAYLKDK from the coding sequence ATGGCTCTTCGACTACCCCCGAGGAACAAGAAATCGGTGCTGTCATCGCATGCGGTAAGACGTTTCATTCGAGCCAATAAGGGTCCCAAGtcaatcatcatctttattcttctcatttCTTTAACCAATTGGGTACTTTTCGGTAATGCATTTTTGGGACCACTTGGTAAAGGATCATTACCTTCCTCTATCAAATCATTTTATCATTTAATGACTCCTGCGTATCTGGATAAACTTCAAACCACCTACGGCTTCCAAGGTCATGATACAATTCCTGTCAAGACTCTTGAAATAGTTCCAGACGTTCAAGATGCCTCAATGCTACGGCATTTGGGCCTAGATAATCTCTTCAGAGTTGAGGTTCACACAAAGGATTCTTCGGAGGAGAAGCGATACTTTTATACACCGGActattttgaagaagttaatGTTGAAGGTGAGGCTATCgcctcttcctcatcgAAGGACATTGTACAGAAGGCTGTCGTTGCGTTCAAACGGATGGGAAGAACCGTTTATAAGGGTAGCAAGTCTCCGCAGATTGTGCTGGTGATGGGGTTAGATTTTCAAAAGTATGAAGATGAGTATGCGTTAAAGGTTCTTCCCAACAGGGTGAACTATGCATCTAAGCATGACTACGGATTGTATGTTAGGTGGATTCAAGAGTTCACACCAAGGCTTCAGGAATCCCACAACTTGGACACCAACTGGTGGAGACCGCTTTTAATTCGGGAGGCCATGAGTGCATTCCCTCAAGCTAAGTACTTCTGGTTCTTGGACGAGAGGAGTTTGATCATGAGGGACGACTTGACATTAGAGTCATACTTGCTAAATGCCGACTCACTTGGAAAGGCCATGCTACGAGACCAACCTGTTATTCTTCCAGAGTCTGCCATCAAAACCTACAGAAACACGGCGCCTTCTGATGTCAGCTTTATTTTTACACAGGATTCCTACGCTCTGAACACCGATTCCATCATAGTAAAGAATGATATGTATGGGAAATCATTCTTGGAATACTGGGGAGACAATCTCTACAGAGGTTACTCAAATTTTGCCGATAATGAAGTGAAAGCCCTTACGCATATACTACAATGGCATCCTTATCTCCTCAGCAGAACAGCGTTGGTTCCCCCCAGAATGTTGAATTCTATCCACACGGAtgagaaggccaagaaagACAGCATGCATAGCTACCAGAAGGGAGATCTTGTGGTGAATTTCAGGTCGTGCGAACTTGGAAACACCTGCAACAATCTTGCGGAGGCTTACTTAAAGGATAAGTAA
- a CDS encoding uncharacterized protein (BUSCO:EOG0934135F): protein MESHMLYTHGYSVDQQQPSRLPPQPEQVRSESQSQAQLQSQAQQQRSVSNGYSEYPDYAYSSNVYYQRTPAYNMQQGQFSGFSFEAQSDALTGGASASSSSPSSASRVGLSNRTLSSFSHNQQRIVPASIQAGQMGPGLSSDYLIPLLRNSYSDPSQQQISSSSSVFRDPWVSSFTSNSRTTTNEYQPNLSNVRRTPRKSFTSTLSTTFEDMELTSGLKRQKTPSLQPLQPLQPLQVAYQQEIVPPSRIDPPPPSTLTAQAHAPPRRQSVAAGYLVPNHERDEGTSSTSSSPVTRFQHGYPQGYYQVQPSVKTLSLKPLAPIVPKRVLPAPKFRKLTSREDLSPHINAKPKYRRAASSNTFLSPLNALTSSLTVTYSMCVPEFDYKTSKNPRRVLTKPSNAVTNNGYDNEQSDYILYVNDVLGVQENRKYMVVDIIGRGTFGQVVKCQNLDTQEIVAVKVVKSRPVYLNQSLTEAGILEYLNRKVDPGDEHHLLRMKDKFMHKNHFCLVFELLSSNLYELIGQNQFHGLAIKLIKKFTVQLLDALCVLKDAELIHCDLKPENILLVSLDRPEIKVIDFGSACHEKQVAYTYIQSRFYRSPEVILGLSYGSAVDMWSLGCIITELFLGLPLFPGTSEFNQLEIIVRMLGMPPTWMIEMGKNSINLINKRVDPQTGKKYYALKSVEQYSRESHTKQKPGEEYFKDRYLDDIIMHCRLPRKNMTKPMIDLEMENRKCLLHFIKGLLNLNPLERWTPQEAFAHPFVTNQKFTGDWNPPSRKI from the coding sequence ATGGAATCCCACATGTTGTACACACATGGATATTCCGTTGATCAGCAACAGCCTTCTCGGTTGCCACCTCAGCCCGAACAAGTACGATCAGAATCACAATCACAGGCACAACTACAATCACAAGCTCAGCAACAAAGGTCAGTCAGTAATGGCTACTCGGAGTACCCTGACTATGCCTACTCTTCCAATGTTTACTACCAACGGACCCCAGCTTACAATATGCAACAAGGACAGTTTTCGGGCTTTTCATTTGAAGCCCAATCTGACGCCTTGACGGGAGGTGCttcggcttcttcttcgtcgcCATCCTCAGCGTCTCGCGTAGGCTTGTCCAATAGAAcactttcttccttttcccACAATCAACAGCGAATAGTGCCTGCATCTATACAGGCTGGTCAGATGGGTCCAGGCCTTTCTTCTGACTATCTGATACCTCTGCTAAGAAATAGCTACAGCGATCCATCTCAACAGcagatatcttcttcttccagtgtATTTCGTGACCCTTGGGTTTCTTCATTCACTTCCAATTCCCGAACAACCACTAATGAGTATCAACCTAATCTCTCGAATGTTCGTCGCACGCCCAGAAAGTCGTTCACGTCAACTCTTTCGACAACTTTTGAGGACATGGAACTTACATCGGGACTGAAGCGGCAGAAAACTCCATCATTGCAACCACTACAGCCATTACAGCCTCTACAAGTTGcttatcaacaagaaaTCGTTCCTCCGTCTCGTATTGACCCTCCTCCACCTTCAACTCTTACAGCGCAAGCTCATGCTCCACCCAGAAGGCAATCCGTTGCTGCAGGATACCTTGTTCCTAATCATGAGAGAGATGAAGGCACTTCCAGCACATCTTCGTCACCTGTAACAAGATTTCAGCATGGTTATCCACAGGGCTACTATCAAGTTCAACCATCAGTCAAGACATTGTCGCTTAAACCGTTGGCGCCTATTGTTCCTAAACGAGTTCTTCCCGCACCCAAGTTTAGAAAACTCACCTCCAGAGAAGATCTCAGTCCTCATATCAATGCCAAACCAAAATACAGGAGGGCAGCTTCATCTAATacatttctttctccactAAACGCGTTGACATCGTCTCTTACTGTGACGTATTCAATGTGCGTTCCCGAATTTGACTACAAGACTTCCAAGAATCCGAGAAGAGTGCTTACAAAGCCCAGTAACGCAGTAACAAACAATGGATATGACAACGAACAGAGCGATTATATATTGTATGTTAACGACGTCTTAGGAGTGCAAGAGAATCGGAAGTATATGGTGGTGGACATCATAGGCCGAGGTACCTTTGGACAGGTGGTGAAGTGCCAAAATTTGGATACACAGGAAATAGTCGCCGTGAAAGTGGTGAAATCAAGACCTGTGTATTTGAACCAGTCACTCACGGAGGCCGGGATCTTGGAGTATTTGAACAGAAAAGTGGATCCCGGGGATGAACATCACCTTCTGCGAATGAAGGATAAGTTCATGCACAAGAACCATTTTTGCTTAGTGTTTGAGCTACTCTCATCCAATCTTTACGAACTCATAGGTCAGAATCAATTTCACGGATTGGCAATAAAGCTTATCAAAAAGTTTACGGTTCAATTGTTAGATGCGCTCTGCGTGTTGAAAGATGCTGAGTTGATTCACTGTGACCTGAAACCTGAAAATATTCTCTTGGTATCGTTGGACCGTCCTGAAATCAAGgtgattgattttggaTCTGCATGCCACGAGAAACAGGTTGCTTACACTTACATTCAATCGCGATTCTATCGTTCTCCAGAGGTAATTCTAGGCCTTTCGTACGGATCGGCAGTTGACATGTGGTCGTTAGGATGTATCATAACTGAGTTATTTCTTGGACTCCCTCTATTCCCAGGAACGTCCGAATTCAATCAGCTAGAAATAATAGTCAGAATGTTGGGAATGCCACCTACATGGATGATTGAAATGGGAAAGAACTCCATCAATCTAATTAATAAAAGGGTGGATCCTCAGACAGGCAAGAAATACTATGCTCTCAAGAGCGTGGAGCAGTATTCACGAGAATCCCATACTAAACAGAAACCCGGAGAAGAATACTTTAAAGACAGATACTTGGATGATATTATAATGCATTGCCGGCTTCCAAGGAAAAATATGACAAAGCCGATGATTGACctggaaatggaaaataGAAAATGTCTGCTACACTTCATTAAGGGATTATTGAACTTGAACCCGTTGGAGAGATGGACACCTCAAGAGGCTTTTGCCCATCCCTTTGTTACGAACCAGAAGTTTACTGGAGATTGGAATCCTCCATCAAGGAAGATTTAA